From the genome of Vicia villosa cultivar HV-30 ecotype Madison, WI linkage group LG2, Vvil1.0, whole genome shotgun sequence, one region includes:
- the LOC131646678 gene encoding uncharacterized protein LOC131646678 — MFSFSIPYTINMGLCFTVNSTFFVSHYLILRFWIAISYISFLLQGKKDINESSDLWKIVVRCKYLWSVTSASKKEHIEMILVDSKLDMIQVVVPPYLVSKFKDELSVGASYFMQNFKMTSNDLSFKSTNHNFKLVFCGLRRLSCLIFL, encoded by the exons ATGTTTTCGTTTTCTATACCATACACCATAAATATGGGTTTGTGTTTCACTGTGAATTCCACTTTCTTTGTTTCTCATTATCTCATACTTCGGTTTTGGATTGCTATCTCATACATCAGTTTTTTATTGCAAGGGAAGAAG GACATCAATGAGTCAAGTGATTTGTGGAAGATCGTTGTTAGGTGTAAATATTTATGGTCTGTCACGAGTGCTTCAAAAAAAGAACATATAGAGATGATTTTGGTTGATTCAAAG TTAGATATGATTCAAGTCGTTGTCCCGCCTTATTTGGTTTCAAAATTCAAAGATGAACTATCTGTTGGTGCTTCATACTTTATGCAGAATTTCAAAATGACCTCGAATGATTTATCTTTTAAGTCTACTAATCATAATTTCAAATTGGTATTCTGTGGGTTAAGAAGATTGAGCTGCCTGATATTCCTGTAA